A section of the Lampris incognitus isolate fLamInc1 chromosome 8, fLamInc1.hap2, whole genome shotgun sequence genome encodes:
- the LOC130117264 gene encoding nicotinamide N-methyltransferase-like, whose product MGEAATLTSPDKELYQTNFDPKAYLSLCYELMESSKQKDNSRFVMFTLCHLSQAFSSGKYRGQRLIEVGTGPTIHTLISACDYFEEIVVSDYSKPNRNELEKWLSAEEDCFNWDAHIQFVCDLEKKRTPEVVKQTLRRKIKQVLKCDVNMENPFHPVVVEPADCVVSSLCLETACKDHHDYRRSLGTMVGLLREGGLLVLIGDLNETFYTVKGQRFSCVSVSEEFIRQTLGELGLTVLGVEVQPTGERVPCHNCDCDAAFFLLAQKK is encoded by the exons ATGGGAGAAGCCGCAACACTGACCAGCCCAGACAAAGAGCTGTACCAGACCAACTTCGATCCAAAGGCCTACCTGAGCCTCTGCTATGAGCTCATGGAGTCATCGAAGCAGAAGGACAACAGTCGTTTTGTGATGTTTACACTGTGTCatctgagccaggccttctcatcAG GCAAGTACAGGGGCCAGAGGCTCATCGAGGTGGGCACGGGACCCACCATCCACACGCTCATCAGTGCCTGTGACTACTTTGAGGAGATTGTGGTGTCTGACTACTCGAAGCCCAACAGGAACGagctggagaagtggctgagtgCGGAGGAGGACTGCTTCAACTGGGACGCACACATCCAGTTTGTCTGTGACCTGGAAAAGAAAAG GACCCCAGAGGTGGTCAAGCAGACCCTCCGCCGCAAGATCAAGCAGGTTTTAAAATGTGACGTCAACATGGAGAACCCGTTCCACCCGGTGGTGGTGGAACCAGCGGACTGCGTCGTGTCGTCCCTGTGCTTGGAGACCGCCTGTAAAGACCACCATGACTACAGGCGCTCATTAGGGACCATGGTGGGCTTGTTGAGGGAGGGGGGGCTGCTGGTGCTGATCGGAGACCTGAACGAGACCTTCTACACGGTGAAGGGTCAGCGGTTCTCCTGTGTGAGCGTGAGCGAGGAGTTTATCAGGCAGACCCTCGGCGAGCTGGGCCTGACTGTGCTGGGCGTTGAGGTGCAGCCCACTGGGGAGAGAGTCCCCTGTCACAACTGTGATTGTGACGCCGCTTTCTTCCTCTTGGCTCAAAAAAAGTGA